The genomic region AGTAATTTCATGAACAGCAGAGCATCCGGGTGAACATTACCCAGGACACTAAagttataatatttattataatttaataTGCAATGGTATAAAACACGGGAAAGGTGCAAACTGTAGTGTAGGAAGTCAGCGTGTGGGAAGACGATAAATGACCCTCTGCATGTGAAGTAAACACGCAGAGGGTTGTTGTAATAAAAGATGATGCAAGGAAAATGGGTCAGATGGAGGCAGACATgcgctgtggcgacccctaaagggagcagttgaggtattttgtgttttctatgtatttatttcattttttttttttttactttttacttttctgaATATCATACCcaaatttcatgaattcatgacaaaaaacaaacaaacaagtgacGCAAAAGGCAGGAATGTACTATTTCGTTATTTTGGCCAGTCTATTAGAACCAGATGTTCCAAATTAGGCAGCCCGTTGGGCTAGTTTAGTAACTATCGGCGGTTTAAATACGTCTGTGCAGAAGGGTTACCGTCAGACTCTGTTTTTGAGTCAAAGTAAGCTGAGGAGGAAATATGAataaagagggggggggggggcattttttcctcctgttttttcttttttttttctactgagcTCCAGGAAGTTCGAAACCGCTACGTTTGCAAAAACGATGAGGAATAGTGGATGGATAGAAAAAAATCCACCCGGTTAACCTTTGAACCGTCTTCCTTTGTCCCCAGGAGAAGTCACAAGACGAAGTCTCGTATAATTTGACGAATGACAGTCCCGACGGTAAGCAGGCGGTGGGAGTTTAGTTTAGTTGGGCTTTTTGAGGGTCTGATTTGTTGTGAACGCTGCAAGGAAAGCAACAGGACAGTGAATGGTGATCACACAGACTGTGGACCGGGCGGTGAAATTTTGTTAAAATTTACCCAGAGGTAAACGGAATGAGCGATTCCTTTCTTGAGCAGTTTCTTTGTACGTGCTGCAGCTGAATGTAGTGGTTTAGGGACGCGCTGTGGACTCCTGCATCCTGCAGGTAGCACCGGGATTTGCGTGAGAGACTGGTTTGAAGAAAAGCAGCGTTTTAGGACGATGACACAAAGTTTATGCACTCTTGTCTCATTTGTTTCCACATTGTAACCACGTAGCATCGCGCCGAAATGGGTGCACTCAATCTTATCACGCTTTTGTCTCCAAATGCAGAAACTCCACGTTCAggacaaaaagagaaaggaaacagAAGCATCATGTCCTCTGTGTACTTTAGCCCAGGGTTAGACTCAAGTGTAAATGGGtgaggtttttatttatttatctctctctatatatcaaacaaatacatatatttgtgtgtctttgtccgTAATCTCTATCTGTCTTCTCAGAAACATGACAAAGATGGAGAACGCTAAAGTAGAGATTGATGATGGAAAGGAGGAGAGTGCACTACCAGACACGCTGTACTAGTAAGTTTACAGAGATCCAATTTGCACAACCCTTCAGCTCTACATACAGGCACATATAACCCTGTCCCCTGTTTTGCAGCAATCTTCGGAAAAGGATAGCCCCGTTTGTCATGTCCTTTGGCTTTCGGTGAGTGTGTTTTTTGCAAATTGGAAAAGGGTACACCCCTACCTGGTTGTCTTTTTAATTAAGTGGATGTTTTATCATCATTTGCATGTCTTTCTTTCCAGTTTATTTGGAGTAACACTGATCATAGTGGACTTTGTGCTGGTGATTGTGGATCTCTCGCTGCCAGCCAAGAGTAGAGATGCTGGAAATGCGTTAGAGGCTGTGTCCCTCACcatctctttcttcttccttgCCGATGTCCTCCTGCGTGTCTATGTGGAGGGGTGAGTGAGAAATGCTTGTGGGAGTCTAGTCGTTGTTTTCTGCACCTCTGTAACCATCAACACCCGTTTGTGAGTAAGAAGTCATGCGCATGAGCCAGCCTTCCAGGAAGAATAGCCTCTGTTCTGAGGAAGCCAGTGGATTGTCTAACAAATCAGACAAAACTTACTTTTGCAAAAGTAATTTTTTGCTGACACTGCGCTAGAAGAAGTGTTCACATCGATGCAGTGGATCGCGATCGCAACTGTTTCCGTGCTAATGTGAGAAAGAGAAATGTTTAAAGCAGTGATTCCCACCGGAGTTTTGAATCAGCTGAAACCAagtctgatttgtcattaaACAGGAAGTTGTGAAAAGGAAGTCAGACAGGAAATGTTTTGGGTTAGGGATTAGGAAATGTAATGGCACAGTCATCAGAGTGTCAGAGAAATCACTGAATATGTCCATTGCATGATCTGTGCGGAGTCTTTCTCCAGCTGTATACTAATTGTCTTGTGTCATGTTTCCACTTATCTTGGCCTCCTTTTAGTTTCAAAGTGTACTTCAGCTCCAAGCTGAACATCATAGACGCCTGCGTGGTGATTGTCACACTGGTGGTCACCATGGTCTACACCTTCTCTGACCTGTCAGGTCCCAGCCTCATCCCCAGGTACATGTTTGCTCATTGCATTCCCATCACAACAGGCATACAGTCGGAAGGAACAATTAAATAATTAAGTATGATcagtaaataaacattttgttggataagaaaaatgcaaaagggGCCACTTTAATGAGCATATCATAGTATAACACATTtaatatttgaattaaaaaaaatcttgtatttcttttccatatgggaattTACACCAATAGCCCACCTACTTGTTTTCTCTTATGATTCCTGACTGACCTCATAGATCTGTGTACAAACTACTCCAAAAAGAAAGCAATAGAGCAATGTTTTCAGTAAATTTGCAATTAGCCATAttgtactttaaaaacaaaagcaaaaaaatgttgaagttatttttgttttcttatttggtGGTGAAAATCTGAGAATGAATGACTGACTTGGCTGATTGTCTAATGACTGTTTAGCTTAACCATATGGTTTTAAGCTACATGCAGTAGTTGCATAGAGTATCGTAAACCATATTACAGATTTTATAATCTCCTTTTGAATGCACTGGACTTCGAACACCTGGAATAATGATTCACTTTTGCAATTTTCCTTTCAGGGTTGTGACATTTCTCCGCTTCTTGAGAATAATAATCCTCGTGAGGGTTTTCAGACTGGCTGCTCAGAAGAAAGAGCTGGAGAAAGTCACCAGGAGGATGGTAAGGTCGTCATTCTAGACGCAAACTGGACAGTTACAAGTGTTAGGGTTGGCATCAAGAAAGAACACTGGAAAAATTGCttatttttcagatttctgAAAACAAGCGGCGTTATCAGAAGGATGGATTTGACCTCGATCTTACCTATGTCACAGGCAGGTGTTTGAAGTTAAACAATTATGCATGTcaggaaaatacattttgagatttaaaaaaaagaaaaacaatgattttGCATCTTTACCCGCTCTGTAGACCGCGTCATCGCCATGTCTTTCCCCTCCTCTGGGAAGCAAGCCTTCTATAGGAATCCAATCAGGGTAAGTGAGTGGCCTTGGATGCGAACCATGCACCACCTGCttcattttacaaacataataataacataGACAAAGATCAAGATGATCCCAATCACAGTTACCATTGGCTTTTAACTGacttctcttctctctttgtGCAGGAAGTGGCAAGGTTTCTAGACACTAAACATGAAGGCCATTATAAAGTTTACAATCTTTGCAGTAAGTGTGCACCACCTTTCCTCACATGCACTGtatgcccttttgttgaggatTACAAAACAGCGTAgtttctttttgcttccaggTGAGAAAGGCTACGACCCCCAGTTCTTCCACTACAGGGTTGAACGGGTGTTTATTGATGACCACAATGTCCCCTCCTTGGAGTGAGCACGGTTTCTGTTTCATATGTGGCCTTTTCTTTAATCTGGATCTTTTTCTTGTAGTAAACCTATACCAATGTTGAGACTTCAAGCATTTCTATAAATGACTCGGATCCAGGAAAAAGATGCATCACAACTGCATCAATTCCAGTGCCAATTAGTATTTTCACACCTTATTTCTTTGTTCTTGTACTGGATTGTTTCAGGGACATGCTCAAATACACAGCGAGCGTGAGAGAGTGGATGTCTGCTGATCCCCAAAACATCATTGCGATCCACTGCAAAGGAGGGAAAGGTAACATTAGTGAGCTCTCCTTGACTCATTATCATTGGCTCACTTATTTGAAAATATGcgtctttttaaatgtgaattcTACTGCTCCCTTTCCCAGGACGCACCGGTACTATGGTGTGCACCTGGCTTATCGACAGTGACCAGTTTGAGAGTGCACAGGTACATCTCTCTTACTTACTTGTGAAACTAGGGTAAATAGATAAGTGCTTTAAAACAAAGCTATATCCTTACATCTGTTTCTTTTCGCACTGAAGGACAGTCTGGAGTATTTTGGCGAGCGGAGGACGGACAAAAGTCAGAGCTCCAAGTTTCAGGGGGTGGAGACTCCCTCTCAGGTAACAACAAGTCATCAAAAACTCTTTGTAGTGAAGACCTCTAATCATTATGATGAGCAGCTCCATgtggcagaaacacaaaagcatggCAGCAATACAACGGCCTTCTTCACATGTGAggcaactgttttgttttgtttttttttacaaaatttgTAACATCGCCACAGAAAGTTGCCAGGTTTTGGCCAAACCTTTTCTAGGAAAGTATTTGGAAACAGCCAATGGTTCTGTCTTACAAATCATTTGTGGGAGATTTTGGGCGTACCTGTGAGACATCGCTCTTCACAACCATCATCAAAACAAATAGTAAAGGAATGTCTTTTGGAATAAGTATATTAGAGTTTTAGGCACTGGTGAAATCAATTCCAAGAAGCATAAAAGGGATTCTGGAGTCTCAACATCTTCTTAAGCCTGTTGGAATACACGTACAAAAACtaaatgcttgctttttttaatggtaaatggactgattcttattctTTTCTACTTtcccagagtactcaaagcgctctatagaACATGCCAAATTCACATATTCACTATCTTCTATGCTTTCTAAccaccattcacacacattcatactccgatggatgcatcacaTAGCTacttggggttaatatcttgcccaaggatatttggtatGCAGACTAGGcagagccagggatcaaaccaccaaccttccaattagtagatggcTTGCTCTACCTCCTACAGCCACAATATGTTAaaaggttttgttgtttttgtgtcctGCAGAGCCGGTACGTAGGGTACTATGAAATCATGAAGAATAAGTTCAACAGACAATTGCCTCCACCGAAAAGCCTCAGGATTAAAAGCATCCGTATCCACTCCATAGCAGGTAAACTAGAAAACCTGAATCATGTTCGTTTATAGCTGCACCACCAACAGTGGCAcatatgagcttttttttttttttctccctctaccCCTGCTCAGGCGTTGGTAAAGGTAATGGTAGCGATTTCAAGGTCAAGATAATTGTGAGAAAAGAGctggtgtttgagtgtgtgtgtgccaagCAGGAGAACTGCACGGTAAGTctgtcacacactcacaaatTCACACAACAGGATTGAAGAGTTTTAGCGTTTTAACCCGTTTATGCGTTTTGTTAGGTATTTCCTGATGTGGGTAATAACGCAGCAGTCATCAGCCTGCAGAATGGACCTGTGGTTGAAGGAGATGTGAAGGTCATGTTTGAATCGAGTGCAGTGAGTGCTTACTTTTTCACCTTTCACCTATATTAAAGGAAAGCTTGTGAATTAGATTCATGTGATCTGTTCTCATCACCCTTAGGGTCTCCCGAAAGGATATGAAGATGTTCCATTCTACTTCTGGTTCAATACATCCTTCATAGAAGATAAcaagtgtgtttctttttctatttcagCAGATCAGAGACCGtttttttgtattcttttgACTGTATTATCATGACTTACACTCTTTAAACTGTCCTCAGGTTGTTTTTACCCAGGGAAGAGCTGGACAACCCACACAAACCAAAGACCTGGGACCTGTACAAGGAAGACTTTGGTGTCACTATGTTCTTCTTAGaatctgaataaaagaaagatCGAAAGATGGGAAAACCTGTTCTAGCTTTAATGATGCATAATGAACAGAAATATGCAAATTGAacactaatttaaaaaatgcagttttggtGTTTAAAATTGACCAGAGGAATACCGcacatttacatgtttaaatGTTGTGATCTTAAGTGCTTACAATTCTCCACTTTACAAATAATGTAGACTAAAATTCTACTCTCAGCTTTTGCCACTTAAATTTGTGAGACATGGAGAATTACCAATACACAAAGAATAATGTCCACATTTAAATTAATCTGTATGTGCAGGTACTTTTGTATGTAGTAAAATGATCAACATTTAGCATTCATGAAATTATAAAGCTATATGTGGCTTTTCTTTTCATAGCTCAGTGCTTTATTTGTGAACTATTTCCCAATGCTGTTACCTATTCAGCCCCACTTGAGGATTTATTGAAACCTAAAGTAGCCTAGGTATTGGTTAGGGTTAGAGTTGTCTTTGGTGGAAATGTGGAAAAGGGAGAGAGGAAGCTAAGACATTGCTAACGAGAGCTCAGAAAAGATGTTAGTCTCACAATGATTTAGAATTTGAGCTTTCAAAGCAGCAGCTATTGTAGAAACTGTATTGATTTTGATGAATTAAGGGTCACTTCAATGCAAATAATGATTTGATGGCAGTTTTTGTATCAAATTTCTGaagaacaaaaaactgtaataaagtgTTGGagctgtgcatgtgtttgattaattaaaaataatcattttaatttaaactcaATATTTGCCCCACAAATAGGTAACGAGCAAGCAATTTTATTCACACTCTGTACAATCGCTTAAATTACTGCTTATATTACAAGCACTTTCCTGTTACACCATTAATTCCCCAGATTTGAGGAGCCAAACAAGCATGTCAGATTTATTCACTGCTAAAGAAAGTGGCTAAAAACAAAGTGCAGGCAGAAGTAAACATTAGGAATGTAAAATACTGCTCTTTGGTTGGCTAAAAGATGTTTTTGCCGAGGCAAAAAATGTTGCACATAAGGTGGATTACATAAAGCACAGGCCTAAAATCCAAACAATGGTGCTGACGaaggacttaaaaaaaaaagatattaaagTGCCAGAACATTTGAGTCACACTGTGGGACTGAGATTAGCTTCATCGCAGCACAAGAATAAGGTCTGCCAGCaggtgtctttctgtgtggagtttgcaagGTTACTGTATATGTGTCGGTTCTTGTGTCAATGTGGGTGTGAATGGCTGCCTGTCTGTGTTAGCCACAGGCTTGCAACCTATAGAGGGTGTGCTCCACCTCTTGCCCCACGACCGCTGGAAAGGCTccagccactttgcaaccccaaatttatataaaaagaagaaaattaatGGATGACTAAAATTTCAGAGGGACAGAGGTTTAAAAGATATATCGCAAGAATCGATAAGTtcatgtttaacaaaaaaaaagaaaaaaagaaaaggcactgGCTTCAAAAGAACTGCTTAAATCATGAGAACTGAAGAATCCTTGTAATGCCTAACACTGTGTGCGCTTCAGAACAATTTTAACCACCCTTTTCACaactgacattaaagaaaaaaagtcaaccGTCCCACATTCATCTAAGtgatttaaaacacattattaGTGATGAGGCACAGCAAATACTCAAGTTGGGCTTCTAAGTTCCACATCCATGTGAACATGAATAATAGGTCAAGTGACTTTATGAAACCAAacctataaaaacaaaaaaaacaatcattgtCCATCTGCAACAGAGGATGATTTGTTTTTGGCTCAGTATCATATTTAGTCATATTGCTTTTTCCCCCTCACCCTGCCTTTTCCAGGCTAAACTCCATCAGATCAACAGAGAGTTTTTGTGGCAGCTCTGGCTAAGCTTCCTTTAAAACCATTAAGGTAGTCGCACTGCTTCAGGTCATCATAACGCCCACTTCGCAGGTAGCACAGTATACCGGTCTTGCAGACCTCTTTGCAAGGCTTTGAGACGTGTCCTTTATACCTCAAATACCAGAACTTCTGGAAGACAGGATCATCATTGATAAAGGTCCCAATCAGCCGATTAAAATCGGAGGGGAACAGAGTAGACAGACCATAAGCTTCAGTGGCACGGTACAGTAGTGTCCATTTAGGATCCTTTTGTGGACTATGTGGTGCCCATGGACTGTGGTTTGCCTCTGTAAGGTTCATGATGTAGGTTTCATGGTCGAGTACCAGCCGAGAGCTTCCTTGGTAGTTCCCATCAACATAGTAGACACGGTATCCTGAAAAGATATATTTTTGCTGCGTGTGAGTGTGCTGCTTATGAAATGCTGGAAGATGATTTAACTCAATTATTAACTCACCTGGATTAAGGCCAACAAAGGTAGTGACACTGGGAGCAATAAACACTACCCCCAATGGGTGGGTCATGGTTTCCTCATCATAAAACATCTGGAACTCATCCAGGTGCGTATGGCCAAAAAACTGTCCAGTGATTGTACTTTCATACCTGAAGAAAGGATGCGAGAGTAGTTTACCAAAGAGAAACCAACCAATTCATCTCTGTTCACATGCTTCAGATGCTGAAAAGTGTTTCTAGTAATAAGCCAGCTCTGTATCTCGCTGCTGTAATTCCAAGAATACTGCTTATTGGGATTTAGTTGCATTGATCAGCATTACACACGCACCTTTTCTAAATTCACATTGGGAAACATTTAATGCTCTGCAATTAAACAATAAACCATTGCTTAATGAATACGAGCCCAAATCATTCTCCAAGTGACAAAGAGGTAGCCAGACTGACTTTAGTACTCCAGTTATCTTCTAACAGTTTCTAACAGCTTTATATTAAATCTTCAGTGGCTACTGCAGCTACCTGTTGACAATGTGATAATAGTTCCAGCTCCAGCTGCTAAGACAAAGGCCAGGTGGGATGTGACCAATGATATGTACCTACAATAAAGGAGgagatatttttaaagaaaaataaatgttttcctttgcttAATAAATGAGATCAGAGGTAATTAAAATAAGAGAATCCCAATGTCACAGTGTTAAATGATCAAACTCACTTTTTCTCCCTTGTCCTCGCTGGCCTGGAGAATGTGTATGAGCCACTGCAGCTGATCCCCGGGATCGGTGGAGTTCACCATCAGCCAAAAGTTTTCTCGTGCACAAAAGTTCATATTGAGAGAAACCAGCCTCAGACCAGGCTGAATCTGCACTGTGTAGAATCCTCCATATCTgtaattacaacaacaggacctctgaatgactcaaatttaaatgaaactcTAGACATTATCAGGCTCTGGGTCACTTATTGAAGCTCAAAGTGTtgtatacactcactggccagcagaggccagtgagtgtatacaACAACAGGACTGGGACCGAAGTGGTCTTTTGTAGCCCATTTGTATACCATGGTTGTAACAAATGGTTCTTTAGGTTCTTCTccgacctctggcatcaacaaggaatTTTCACCCAAAGAACTGCTGTTCACTgggcattttctctttttcagcccattctctgtaaatcctaGAAATGGTTGAGTGGGAAAATCCcaacagatcagcagtttcgGACATAATCACACCAGTCCATCTGACACCACCAACCATACCacattcaaattaaattaaataaccaTGTTCCACATTCTGATGttcggtttgaacttcagcagactGTCTTCATCATGTCTGCGTGATTAAACACACTGAGTGGCTGTCATGTGATTGCCTAATGAGATAGttgcattaatgagcagttaATCAGGTTAGTTGCtgctatgtgattggctgtttagATATctgcattaatgagcagtttAACAGCTACACCTAAAAAAGTGGCCAGTAAGTTTATAAGAAACACTTTCCATCACTGGTAACCAGTCAAAGTGAAACTGCATCATAAACACAGTTTCCTCGTGTTCCAGTGTAAATGCTTTGTTACCTACGGGTAGCTTTAACTGCAGTACTGTGGCAAAGGACATTCACAtataataaaatcataaaattcAGTAACCTTAAAGTCTTCAATGCCTGATCTGGCAACCACGGGGCCCATTCCTCTGCCATTTGGTCATATAGCCAGGAAGAGGATCTGTTGCCATGAATATAGGGTGGAGGGAAGCTGTTTACTGGTGTGCTCTCGTGGTTTCCTACAGCAGGGTAAACCATCACATTAGGTCCCAGGTGTCTGAGGACAAAAGTTAAGAGTCAACATGAGATTGGACCAGTTCAAGATAGCACATGACAAACTTATGACTGGACAACCCTATGAATGTTAACATGGTCTGAGTCAGACTACAGTGTGTTTGTAATGAATGTAGCCATAAACCAGCACAACATATATTGTTAGTTTTATAATATTAAAACTACTCTGATCTGCTGTTTTATGAGCTAAAGTAGCACGTATcaaaaaaagtcagttaaacttaAAGCTAACTTACTTGTGGATGAGTCTGGAGATGACAGTAAGCTCTGACAACTGCTGCTCCCTGGTCTGTGACCACACATTGTGTGCTGGTATGTCTCCAGTCCAGTAAACCCAGTCCCATGGCCCAGCTTTGGCAGCATTTTCCAGAAGGTTCTCCACTGTCCAAAGAGGCAGGTCACACTTTCCATAAGTTCCCCAGTGCCCAGCCTTCCTCCTGCTCAAGTTTGGAGAGCCTGAATTGTTACGACAACACAGAGGTTCCTTGCAGTCTGC from Astatotilapia calliptera chromosome 10, fAstCal1.2, whole genome shotgun sequence harbors:
- the tpte gene encoding putative tyrosine-protein phosphatase TPTE, producing MSSVYFSPGLDSSVNGNMTKMENAKVEIDDGKEESALPDTLYYNLRKRIAPFVMSFGFRLFGVTLIIVDFVLVIVDLSLPAKSRDAGNALEAVSLTISFFFLADVLLRVYVEGFKVYFSSKLNIIDACVVIVTLVVTMVYTFSDLSGPSLIPRVVTFLRFLRIIILVRVFRLAAQKKELEKVTRRMISENKRRYQKDGFDLDLTYVTDRVIAMSFPSSGKQAFYRNPIREVARFLDTKHEGHYKVYNLCSEKGYDPQFFHYRVERVFIDDHNVPSLEDMLKYTASVREWMSADPQNIIAIHCKGGKGRTGTMVCTWLIDSDQFESAQDSLEYFGERRTDKSQSSKFQGVETPSQSRYVGYYEIMKNKFNRQLPPPKSLRIKSIRIHSIAGVGKGNGSDFKVKIIVRKELVFECVCAKQENCTVFPDVGNNAAVISLQNGPVVEGDVKVMFESSAGLPKGYEDVPFYFWFNTSFIEDNKLFLPREELDNPHKPKTWDLYKEDFGVTMFFLESE
- the smpd1 gene encoding sphingomyelin phosphodiesterase; the encoded protein is MRLSSQPPSFGLITCSLVLILPLFGSCHPAQLSGNPSLVFMEQLSHSSVRFNWRNVTCYVCKAVFTIVDVALLSDANEERVAQAVGEACIRLHLADEQVCRDIIELFRDDFIRALQESFLWPTEACAILVGPSCGKFDVYAPWNITLPNVPKPPVKPPSPPKPGSPQSRVLFLTDVHWDREYDVGSAADCKEPLCCRNNSGSPNLSRRKAGHWGTYGKCDLPLWTVENLLENAAKAGPWDWVYWTGDIPAHNVWSQTREQQLSELTVISRLIHKHLGPNVMVYPAVGNHESTPVNSFPPPYIHGNRSSSWLYDQMAEEWAPWLPDQALKTLRYGGFYTVQIQPGLRLVSLNMNFCARENFWLMVNSTDPGDQLQWLIHILQASEDKGEKVHIIGHIPPGLCLSSWSWNYYHIVNRYESTITGQFFGHTHLDEFQMFYDEETMTHPLGVVFIAPSVTTFVGLNPGYRVYYVDGNYQGSSRLVLDHETYIMNLTEANHSPWAPHSPQKDPKWTLLYRATEAYGLSTLFPSDFNRLIGTFINDDPVFQKFWYLRYKGHVSKPCKEVCKTGILCYLRSGRYDDLKQCDYLNGFKGSLARAATKTLC